A window of the Cystobacter fuscus genome harbors these coding sequences:
- a CDS encoding PaaI family thioesterase: MTSISEHAQAHSRALLEHAYQRYCGLRLIEQRPGFCQCRLRVTEAIDNLSHTLHGGVLYSMLDVVSMLATLPLLGPDEYALTNSFNSMMMSATPLGTEVLFEAEVVRSGRNLIFTHSQAWKLVEDGKRVQVASAQLSKFRMRYDWKADAARTG, from the coding sequence GTGACAAGCATCAGTGAACATGCCCAGGCACACTCGCGGGCGCTGCTGGAGCATGCATACCAACGCTACTGTGGCCTGCGCCTGATCGAGCAGCGTCCCGGCTTCTGTCAGTGCCGGCTGCGGGTGACGGAGGCGATCGACAACCTCAGCCATACCCTGCACGGCGGGGTGCTGTATTCCATGCTCGACGTGGTGAGCATGCTGGCCACGTTGCCGTTGCTCGGGCCGGACGAGTACGCGCTGACCAACAGCTTCAACAGCATGATGATGTCGGCCACGCCGCTGGGCACCGAGGTGCTGTTCGAAGCCGAGGTCGTGCGCTCCGGGCGCAACCTCATCTTCACGCACAGCCAGGCCTGGAAGCTCGTGGAGGACGGCAAGCGGGTCCAGGTCGCCTCCGCCCAGTTGAGCAAGTTCCGCATGCGCTACGACTGGAAGGCCGACGCGGCCAGGACGGGCTGA
- the lptB gene encoding LPS export ABC transporter ATP-binding protein, whose product MSGRLFAEGLQKTFNKRQVVRGVSFEVAQGEVVGLLGPNGAGKTTSFNMVVGLVRPDAGRVRMEGADLTGLPMHRRTVHGLGYLPQESSIFRKLTVRQNFLSVLELQKGLDRAARERRAEQLLEEFDLRHVAEAPGEVLSGGERRRTEIARSLIPEPRFILFDEPFAGVDPINVGDIQAQISLLKSRGLGVLITDHNVQETLGICDRAYIIAQGQILEEGTPERLVASPRARAVYLGERFRLQSG is encoded by the coding sequence ATGAGTGGCCGGTTGTTCGCGGAGGGTCTCCAGAAGACCTTCAACAAGCGTCAGGTGGTGCGGGGCGTGTCCTTCGAGGTCGCGCAGGGCGAGGTGGTGGGGCTGTTGGGCCCCAACGGCGCCGGCAAGACGACGAGCTTCAACATGGTGGTGGGCCTGGTGCGGCCCGACGCCGGCCGCGTGCGCATGGAGGGCGCGGATCTCACCGGACTGCCCATGCACCGGCGCACCGTCCACGGCCTGGGCTACCTCCCCCAGGAGTCCTCCATCTTCCGCAAGCTCACCGTGCGGCAGAACTTCCTGTCCGTGCTCGAGCTGCAGAAGGGCCTGGACCGCGCCGCCCGCGAGCGCCGGGCCGAGCAGCTGCTGGAGGAGTTCGACCTGCGCCACGTGGCCGAGGCTCCCGGCGAGGTGCTCTCCGGGGGCGAGCGCCGCCGCACGGAGATCGCCCGTTCGCTCATCCCCGAGCCTCGCTTCATCCTCTTCGACGAGCCCTTCGCCGGCGTGGACCCCATCAACGTGGGCGACATCCAGGCGCAGATCTCCCTGCTCAAGTCCCGGGGCCTGGGCGTGCTCATCACCGACCACAACGTCCAGGAGACCCTGGGTATCTGTGATCGGGCGTACATCATCGCACAGGGGCAGATCCTCGAGGAGGGGACTCCCGAGCGGCTCGTTGCTTCACCCCGAGCGCGAGCGGTGTATCTCGGCGAGCGGTTTCGCTTGCAGTCCGGGTGA
- a CDS encoding pirin family protein: MSAIAVSLPPESRRVTLRRAQDRGHANFGWLDARFSFSFASYQDPAHENFGPLRALNEDVILPGTGFGPHGHSDMEIVLYPLSGVIEHRDSLGTHALVRPGDVQRMSAGHGITHSQMNASQSKLDHHLQIWLLPSVSGLPPSVEQAHFDDAAKHNRFCLIASPDRQDGSVKLHQDARISAAIMEPGIRLSRQLAAGRGGYLHVARGRLEARPEGEQPLLLRAGDALKLVETPSVELVAEEETEVLFFDLPLSPQL; this comes from the coding sequence ATGAGCGCCATCGCTGTTTCCCTTCCTCCTGAGTCGCGGCGGGTGACGCTGCGGCGCGCGCAGGACCGTGGACACGCCAACTTCGGCTGGCTCGACGCGCGCTTCAGCTTCTCGTTCGCCTCGTACCAGGATCCGGCGCACGAGAATTTTGGCCCCCTGCGCGCGCTGAACGAGGACGTGATCCTTCCTGGGACCGGCTTTGGCCCTCATGGCCATAGCGACATGGAAATCGTGCTGTATCCGCTGTCCGGCGTCATCGAGCACCGTGACAGCCTGGGCACCCACGCCCTCGTACGCCCCGGCGACGTGCAGCGCATGAGTGCCGGCCATGGCATCACGCACAGCCAGATGAACGCATCGCAGAGCAAGCTGGATCACCACCTGCAGATCTGGCTCCTTCCCTCCGTGAGCGGTCTGCCACCCAGCGTCGAGCAGGCGCACTTCGACGACGCCGCCAAACACAATCGCTTCTGTCTGATCGCGTCGCCGGACCGTCAGGACGGCTCGGTCAAGCTGCATCAGGACGCGCGCATTTCCGCCGCGATCATGGAGCCTGGCATCCGTCTTTCCCGCCAACTGGCGGCGGGACGTGGTGGCTATCTGCACGTGGCCCGGGGCCGGCTGGAGGCTCGTCCCGAGGGAGAGCAGCCGCTGCTCCTGCGCGCCGGCGATGCGCTGAAGCTGGTGGAGACACCCTCCGTGGAGCTCGTGGCGGAAGAGGAGACCGAGGTGTTGTTCTTCGATCTCCCCCTCTCGCCCCAGCTCTGA
- a CDS encoding YceI family protein yields the protein MKQFLKPAVAALVFAAPSFAFATEYDIDAAHSSAQFAVKHMMVSNVRGSFSKVTGTANIDEKDITKSTIEASIDATTFNTNDTARDEHMRGPEFFDTAKYPALTFKSTKVVKAGKNLKVSGELTMHGVTKPVVLDVEGFTTESKDPWGNFKRGGTATTKINRKDFGLSWNKVLETGGVAVGEEVSITIDLQLTKKQAPAQTSTDTK from the coding sequence ATGAAGCAGTTCCTGAAGCCCGCCGTTGCCGCCCTGGTGTTCGCCGCCCCGTCGTTCGCCTTCGCCACCGAGTACGACATCGACGCGGCCCACTCGAGCGCCCAGTTCGCCGTGAAGCACATGATGGTGTCCAACGTGCGCGGCTCCTTCTCGAAGGTGACGGGCACCGCCAACATCGACGAGAAGGACATCACCAAGTCGACCATCGAGGCGAGCATCGACGCCACGACCTTCAACACCAACGATACCGCCCGTGATGAGCACATGCGCGGCCCGGAGTTCTTCGACACCGCGAAGTATCCCGCCCTCACCTTCAAGTCGACGAAGGTGGTGAAGGCGGGCAAGAACCTGAAGGTGTCCGGTGAGCTCACCATGCACGGCGTGACGAAGCCGGTGGTGCTGGACGTGGAGGGCTTCACCACCGAGTCGAAGGATCCCTGGGGGAACTTCAAGCGTGGCGGCACGGCCACCACGAAGATCAACCGCAAGGACTTCGGCCTGAGCTGGAACAAGGTGCTGGAGACGGGCGGCGTGGCCGTGGGCGAGGAGGTCTCCATCACCATCGACCTGCAGCTCACCAAGAAGCAGGCGCCGGCCCAGACGTCCACCGACACCAAGTAG
- a CDS encoding GtrA family protein, translated as MSFFSRFFRFLRSSFVGILATVADFVALEICVRLLHVEPSTAKIISFLVGLSVQFFGNRTFAFHATGGSLRRQALLFCCVESITLTLNWLLFRFLIRSLHLPIELANLIVTFVIYVGFSYPAWRIVFRVSKPHGQEPGGPGAPSGAA; from the coding sequence ATGTCGTTCTTCTCGCGCTTCTTCCGCTTCCTGCGTTCCAGCTTCGTCGGCATCCTGGCCACGGTGGCCGACTTCGTCGCGTTGGAGATCTGCGTGCGGCTGCTGCACGTCGAGCCCTCCACCGCGAAGATCATCTCCTTCCTGGTGGGGCTCTCGGTCCAGTTCTTCGGCAACCGCACGTTCGCCTTCCACGCCACCGGCGGCAGCCTGCGTCGCCAGGCCCTGCTGTTCTGCTGCGTCGAGTCGATCACGCTCACGCTCAACTGGCTGCTCTTCCGCTTCCTGATCAGATCGCTGCACCTGCCCATCGAGCTGGCCAACCTCATCGTGACGTTCGTCATCTACGTGGGCTTCAGCTACCCCGCGTGGCGGATCGTCTTCCGCGTGTCCAAGCCCCACGGGCAGGAGCCGGGCGGGCCCGGGGCACCCTCCGGCGCCGCGTGA
- a CDS encoding NAD-dependent epimerase/dehydratase family protein, with product MKILVTGATGYIGSAVAGALAKAGHQVKGLARSDDAQRKLESLAIQPVRGDLTNAAGLSALVQDFDAIVWTATANSEAVDAPAVAAVLGKLAGTGKTFLYTSGVWVHGGTRGGVADEDSPLNAAELVAWRPAVEKRVLATQGIRGIVIRPGIVYGRAGGIPGMLGASAREGGAARFVGTGENHWPVVFIDDLADLYVRAVERASAGAILLAVQGPSFTVKEIAAAASEGAGAGGKTVAWPLEEARTQFGAFADALALDQKFSARRAEQSLGWSPRGPSIIDELRSGSYARR from the coding sequence ATGAAGATTCTGGTCACTGGAGCAACGGGTTACATCGGCTCGGCCGTCGCCGGGGCGCTCGCCAAGGCCGGCCATCAGGTCAAGGGACTCGCCCGCTCCGACGACGCGCAGCGCAAGCTCGAGTCGCTGGCCATCCAGCCCGTGCGGGGCGACCTCACGAATGCCGCGGGCCTGTCCGCCCTCGTGCAGGACTTCGACGCGATCGTCTGGACCGCCACCGCGAACAGCGAGGCCGTGGACGCGCCCGCGGTCGCGGCGGTGCTCGGCAAGCTGGCGGGCACGGGCAAGACCTTCCTCTACACGAGCGGTGTGTGGGTGCATGGTGGCACGCGCGGCGGTGTGGCGGATGAGGACAGCCCGCTCAACGCGGCCGAGCTCGTCGCCTGGCGCCCGGCCGTGGAGAAGCGGGTGCTTGCCACGCAGGGCATCCGGGGCATCGTCATCCGCCCGGGCATCGTCTACGGGCGCGCGGGTGGAATCCCCGGGATGCTCGGCGCGTCCGCGCGAGAGGGGGGCGCCGCGCGCTTCGTGGGCACCGGCGAGAACCACTGGCCGGTGGTGTTCATCGATGATCTCGCGGACCTGTATGTGCGCGCCGTCGAGCGGGCGTCCGCGGGCGCCATCCTCCTGGCCGTCCAGGGCCCCTCCTTCACGGTGAAGGAGATCGCCGCCGCGGCGAGCGAGGGCGCCGGGGCGGGAGGCAAGACCGTGGCCTGGCCCCTGGAGGAGGCCCGGACGCAGTTCGGCGCGTTCGCCGATGCGCTGGCGCTCGACCAGAAGTTCTCCGCCCGCCGGGCGGAGCAGTCCCTGGGCTGGTCGCCCCGCGGACCCAGCATCATCGACGAGCTGCGCAGCGGCTCCTACGCGCGGCGCTGA
- a CDS encoding luciferase family protein: MTSKRWVFVLVAAQLLVLVACTSATREPPAKEAPAAPATQGVLLETAFRLGRRQGPAPEVSDAPPGTPLAHRQLSQQSPIDMQEALFTRAAALTDVVVAPSGISVPGARAFWLRPEAVLGPRAAFQVGTEFAHIHPAHDGSLHMKFPPGLAEKVYQQGWGAPHPRSGTPMVFGPRDAAELEVVWQLLLRSYVWAHEGQAVDVQVD, translated from the coding sequence ATGACCTCAAAGAGGTGGGTGTTCGTGCTCGTCGCGGCTCAGCTCCTCGTGCTGGTGGCCTGCACCTCGGCCACGCGCGAGCCCCCCGCCAAGGAAGCCCCCGCCGCGCCCGCCACCCAGGGGGTCCTCCTGGAGACGGCCTTCCGCTTGGGCAGACGGCAGGGGCCGGCACCCGAGGTCAGTGACGCGCCGCCAGGCACGCCGCTCGCGCACCGGCAGCTCAGCCAGCAATCCCCCATCGACATGCAGGAGGCGCTCTTCACCCGGGCCGCGGCCCTGACGGATGTGGTGGTGGCACCCAGCGGCATCTCGGTCCCGGGCGCTCGTGCCTTCTGGCTCCGGCCCGAGGCGGTCCTCGGGCCCCGCGCGGCCTTCCAGGTGGGAACCGAGTTCGCTCACATCCACCCGGCGCACGATGGCAGCCTTCACATGAAGTTTCCTCCCGGCCTGGCGGAGAAGGTGTACCAGCAGGGCTGGGGCGCGCCTCATCCCCGCTCCGGGACTCCCATGGTCTTCGGGCCACGTGACGCGGCCGAGCTCGAGGTGGTGTGGCAACTGCTGTTGCGCTCCTACGTCTGGGCCCATGAGGGCCAGGCCGTGGACGTCCAGGTCGATTGA
- a CDS encoding FAD-dependent monooxygenase, with amino-acid sequence MRIAIIGAGLNGLACAIMLKRFGLECTVFERGQGPRDSGTGIYVWPQAMQVLRFVLKNRDFLGRGQPIEFLDTHDKQGRLIHSQPVRPEGLGIPAPAMMFLRTELFRLLAASLEEGDIRYGMGCERLEDLGDQVRVTFGNGQVADFDLLIGADGVSSTVRSFVDPSMIPYDTGLVASRGVVAFRSPLLHADRCQIFTSTHSRVVTYPLNEATSLRYWFAAYQHRNQPLLDRAGLLELFAPLPEELLRMIGVTEEKDILTHKLKALTGEGHWFRGRVVMLGDSIHAMLPTLGYGLTLGLENGFMLAQALVGHCDNSLESALRRYELRAAQRSRDMLKVMRDMTDLYYFEREGEVSKARLTPIVQRFHHLAQSTVF; translated from the coding sequence ATGAGAATCGCCATCATTGGCGCGGGCCTCAATGGCCTGGCCTGCGCCATCATGTTGAAGCGCTTCGGTCTGGAGTGCACCGTCTTCGAGCGCGGTCAGGGGCCACGCGACTCGGGGACGGGCATCTATGTCTGGCCGCAAGCCATGCAGGTCCTGCGCTTCGTGTTGAAGAACCGGGACTTCCTCGGCCGGGGCCAGCCCATCGAGTTCCTGGACACCCATGACAAGCAGGGCCGGCTGATTCACAGCCAGCCGGTGCGTCCGGAGGGGCTCGGCATTCCGGCGCCGGCGATGATGTTCCTGCGCACGGAGCTGTTCCGTCTGCTGGCGGCCAGCCTGGAGGAGGGGGACATCCGCTACGGCATGGGCTGCGAGCGGCTGGAGGACCTGGGGGACCAGGTCCGGGTCACCTTCGGCAATGGGCAGGTGGCGGACTTCGATCTGCTCATCGGTGCCGACGGCGTCTCCTCCACCGTGCGGAGCTTCGTCGACCCGAGCATGATCCCCTATGACACCGGGCTGGTGGCGAGCCGGGGCGTGGTGGCCTTCCGCTCGCCGCTGCTGCATGCCGACCGGTGCCAGATCTTCACCTCCACGCACTCCCGGGTGGTCACCTATCCGCTCAACGAGGCCACCTCGCTGCGCTACTGGTTCGCCGCCTACCAGCATCGCAATCAGCCGTTGCTCGACCGCGCGGGCCTGCTGGAGCTGTTCGCTCCCCTGCCGGAGGAGCTGCTGCGGATGATCGGGGTGACCGAGGAGAAGGATATCCTCACCCACAAGCTCAAGGCCCTGACGGGTGAGGGGCACTGGTTCCGGGGACGGGTCGTGATGCTCGGCGATAGCATCCACGCGATGCTGCCGACGCTGGGCTATGGACTGACGCTCGGACTGGAGAACGGCTTCATGCTGGCCCAGGCGTTGGTCGGCCACTGCGACAACAGCCTGGAGTCCGCCCTGAGACGCTACGAGCTGCGCGCGGCGCAGCGCTCGCGCGACATGTTGAAGGTGATGCGGGACATGACGGACCTGTATTACTTCGAGCGCGAAGGCGAGGTCAGCAAGGCGCGGCTCACCCCCATCGTCCAGCGCTTCCACCACCTCGCGCAGAGCACGGTGTTCTAG
- the asnB gene encoding asparagine synthase (glutamine-hydrolyzing), whose amino-acid sequence MCGFIGVYQRNPAVIDEHSLLNALSSISHRGPDERSVWHDPSGRAALGHVRLSIIGLNNGSQPIVAEQGDLSLVVNGEFYDHERIRRELEAEGCVFKTASDSEIALHLYRRSGVAGLKQLRGEFAIVLFDRRRRLMMAVRDRMGIKPLFYAQHGGAWYFASEIKALLAAGIPAEWDEDAYASRAFYLRDHTLFKGVRSVQPGCWVMVDNGGLHNGRYWDMEFARQDAVYPADEKGMIEAVRAAVEESVRLRLRADVPMGVYLSGGIDSSAMLGMATHLSSQPLNAFNLSFTDMDDYDENRFARLAAEHNGARFHTIAVSQDNLADFFEQALWHNETPFFNAHGVAKYILSQQVREAGMKVVLTGEGADEVFAGYPHFRRDMLLYNSEQQDPEVVSKLRQRIQESEQGYVQPDMPQDIHWMIQQLRHGVSWLDNQAGWFKALESLYRVDFHDRFQGVDPYRQFFDRLDHRNLEGRDPVHKSMYLWAKSYLPNFVLTTLGDRMEMANSIEGRVPLLDHHVVELACRLPVWMKVRGSTEKYVFREAMRPYLPDALYKRKKHYFRAPPATLQQQGRLYQLVQDVLRGGELDALPFFEPAKVRSLLEKLPQLSAQEQGLLDPMLMELTSLCLLQRRFAMGSSGASAHWNSRVAA is encoded by the coding sequence ATGTGCGGCTTCATTGGCGTCTATCAACGCAACCCCGCTGTCATTGATGAACACTCCCTGCTCAATGCCTTGAGCAGTATCAGCCACAGGGGTCCCGACGAGCGCAGTGTGTGGCATGATCCGTCGGGCCGCGCGGCGCTCGGACATGTGCGTCTGAGCATCATCGGGTTGAACAATGGCAGTCAGCCCATTGTCGCGGAGCAGGGGGATCTGTCCCTGGTGGTCAATGGGGAGTTCTATGACCATGAGCGGATCCGCCGCGAGCTGGAGGCCGAGGGGTGTGTCTTCAAGACCGCCTCGGACAGCGAGATCGCGCTGCATCTCTACCGCCGCTCCGGCGTGGCGGGGCTCAAGCAGTTGCGTGGCGAGTTCGCCATCGTGCTGTTCGACCGGAGGCGCCGGCTGATGATGGCGGTGCGCGACCGGATGGGCATCAAGCCGTTGTTCTATGCCCAGCACGGTGGCGCCTGGTATTTCGCGTCGGAAATCAAGGCGTTGCTCGCCGCCGGCATCCCCGCGGAGTGGGATGAGGATGCGTACGCGAGCCGTGCCTTCTACCTGCGCGATCACACCCTGTTCAAGGGCGTGCGCAGCGTGCAGCCAGGCTGTTGGGTGATGGTCGACAACGGCGGCCTGCACAACGGCCGCTACTGGGACATGGAGTTCGCCCGTCAGGACGCCGTCTATCCGGCCGACGAGAAGGGAATGATCGAGGCCGTGCGCGCGGCGGTGGAGGAGTCGGTGCGCCTGCGCCTGCGGGCGGATGTGCCCATGGGTGTCTACCTCAGTGGTGGCATCGACTCCTCGGCCATGCTGGGCATGGCCACGCACCTGTCCAGCCAGCCGCTGAACGCCTTCAACCTGTCCTTCACGGACATGGATGATTATGACGAGAACCGGTTCGCCCGGCTCGCCGCGGAGCACAACGGCGCGCGCTTCCACACCATCGCCGTCTCCCAGGACAACCTCGCCGATTTCTTCGAGCAGGCCCTGTGGCACAACGAGACGCCGTTCTTCAACGCGCACGGCGTGGCCAAGTACATCCTCAGCCAGCAGGTGCGCGAGGCCGGGATGAAGGTGGTGCTCACCGGCGAGGGCGCCGACGAGGTGTTCGCCGGCTACCCGCACTTCCGCCGGGACATGCTGCTGTACAACTCCGAGCAGCAGGACCCGGAGGTGGTCAGCAAGCTGCGCCAGCGCATCCAGGAAAGCGAGCAGGGTTATGTGCAGCCGGACATGCCCCAGGACATCCACTGGATGATCCAGCAGCTGCGCCATGGCGTCTCCTGGCTGGACAACCAGGCCGGTTGGTTCAAGGCCCTGGAGTCGCTCTACCGCGTGGACTTCCACGACCGTTTCCAGGGCGTGGACCCCTACCGCCAGTTCTTCGATCGGCTGGATCACCGCAACCTCGAGGGCCGGGATCCGGTGCACAAGTCCATGTACCTGTGGGCCAAGTCCTATCTGCCCAACTTCGTCCTGACCACGCTGGGCGACCGCATGGAGATGGCCAACAGCATCGAGGGGCGTGTGCCGTTGCTGGACCACCACGTGGTCGAGCTGGCCTGCCGGCTGCCGGTGTGGATGAAGGTGCGGGGCTCCACGGAGAAGTACGTGTTCCGTGAGGCGATGCGGCCGTACCTGCCGGATGCCCTGTACAAGCGCAAGAAGCACTACTTCCGCGCTCCGCCCGCGACCCTGCAGCAGCAGGGCCGGCTGTACCAGTTGGTCCAGGACGTGCTCCGCGGCGGGGAGCTGGACGCGCTGCCGTTCTTCGAGCCGGCGAAGGTCCGCTCGCTGCTGGAGAAGCTGCCGCAACTGTCGGCCCAGGAGCAGGGTCTGCTCGATCCGATGTTGATGGAGCTGACGAGTCTCTGCCTGTTGCAGCGCCGCTTCGCCATGGGGTCTTCCGGAGCTTCCGCTCACTGGAACTCGCGAGTCGCGGCATGA
- a CDS encoding LptA/OstA family protein: MIEYLLTAFFVAQPVPVASAAPGPSSAPRKEEPRLKDPVEITSKRVRGSRDQAIFSGDVVVKQRTMDLRCDEMTAFYTGPREVTRVECAGNMRLVDEGRTAQGERAVLDVPSGRLVVTGNPEARDPTTHLRGSEVRLLMGARGMEYEVDEAVVTLEAAPLRTPRKGGGKEGGAQRFPAEITARRVVGSSTQAVFTGDVVVKHRTLELRCDKMITYFSATREVSRAECVGHVRAQDGARQARGERAEFNVPTGVLWLTGNPEARDATTHLRGSEVRMTIGDANFEVKDAVVTVESAPSAPQGKGAGKRPPGKSPDNSQTGSTRQP, encoded by the coding sequence ATGATTGAGTACCTCCTGACGGCCTTCTTCGTGGCCCAGCCCGTGCCGGTGGCCAGCGCCGCCCCGGGTCCCTCCTCCGCGCCCCGCAAGGAGGAGCCGCGGCTGAAGGATCCGGTGGAGATCACCTCCAAGCGGGTGAGGGGCTCGCGCGATCAGGCCATCTTCTCCGGCGACGTGGTGGTCAAGCAGCGCACCATGGACCTGCGCTGTGACGAGATGACCGCCTTCTACACGGGCCCGCGCGAGGTGACGCGCGTGGAGTGCGCGGGGAACATGCGTCTGGTGGACGAGGGGCGCACCGCCCAGGGCGAGCGCGCCGTGCTCGACGTGCCCAGCGGCAGGCTCGTGGTGACGGGCAACCCCGAGGCGAGGGATCCCACCACCCACCTGCGCGGCTCCGAGGTGCGCCTGCTCATGGGCGCGCGGGGCATGGAGTACGAGGTGGACGAGGCCGTCGTCACCCTCGAGGCGGCTCCGCTGCGCACGCCGCGCAAGGGTGGGGGCAAGGAGGGCGGCGCGCAGCGGTTTCCCGCGGAGATCACCGCCCGCCGGGTCGTCGGCTCGTCCACCCAGGCCGTCTTCACGGGTGACGTGGTGGTGAAGCACCGGACGTTGGAGTTGCGGTGCGACAAGATGATCACCTACTTCAGCGCGACGCGGGAGGTGAGCCGGGCCGAGTGCGTGGGGCACGTGCGCGCCCAGGACGGGGCGCGGCAGGCGCGGGGCGAGCGGGCCGAGTTCAACGTCCCCACCGGGGTGCTGTGGCTGACGGGCAACCCCGAGGCGCGCGACGCCACCACCCACCTGCGCGGCTCGGAAGTGCGGATGACGATCGGCGACGCGAATTTCGAGGTGAAGGACGCCGTTGTGACGGTCGAGTCCGCGCCGTCCGCGCCCCAGGGCAAGGGGGCGGGCAAGAGGCCTCCAGGCAAGTCGCCTGACAACTCGCAGACGGGGAGTACCAGGCAACCATGA
- a CDS encoding acyl-CoA dehydrogenase family protein encodes MTDHLRDAVRAFVNDFVRPHVAEWERDGAYPMELHRRAGEAGLLALGHSPERLPEDPAALAVLVEQLTLGGSQGITMGLASHFVSLKAVQGGDPQVAARVIPSVLKGERSIVLALTEPQAGSDLRAFQCRADFIDGEYRLTGDKAFICNGTRADWLLVGALLEGKLELFLVDGDAAGSRGTRQACLGWRCLPLADLRFERTVARRLTQGNGVGRLLQQCLQQERLNLAVMAMASAELALRAAIEHCRGRQVGGEALLDKSVIRQRLAERHSELSLVRVYVEQAVRWQAAGELSAAQVAIAKNTAVDVLERIAHDAVQVHGAHGCVEPSVVERIYRDARLLGIGGGAREVMLEIIGRTL; translated from the coding sequence ATGACTGATCATCTTCGAGACGCGGTCCGCGCCTTCGTCAATGATTTCGTGCGGCCCCACGTGGCGGAGTGGGAGCGCGACGGGGCCTATCCGATGGAACTGCACCGGCGGGCCGGCGAGGCCGGTCTGCTGGCGCTGGGGCACTCGCCGGAGCGGCTTCCGGAGGATCCCGCGGCGCTGGCGGTGCTGGTGGAGCAGCTCACCCTGGGGGGCTCGCAGGGCATCACCATGGGGCTGGCCTCGCATTTCGTCAGCCTGAAGGCGGTGCAGGGCGGCGATCCCCAGGTGGCGGCCCGTGTGATTCCCTCCGTGCTCAAGGGAGAGCGAAGCATCGTCCTGGCGCTCACCGAGCCCCAGGCGGGCTCGGATCTCCGGGCATTCCAGTGCCGGGCGGACTTCATCGACGGCGAGTACCGGCTCACCGGCGACAAGGCCTTCATCTGCAATGGCACCCGCGCGGATTGGCTCCTGGTGGGCGCGCTCCTCGAGGGCAAGCTGGAGCTGTTCCTGGTGGACGGCGATGCGGCGGGGTCGCGCGGTACGCGTCAGGCCTGCCTCGGCTGGCGCTGCCTGCCCCTGGCCGATCTGCGCTTCGAGCGGACGGTCGCACGCCGTCTGACCCAGGGCAACGGGGTGGGGCGGCTCTTGCAGCAATGCCTGCAACAGGAGCGGTTGAACCTGGCGGTGATGGCGATGGCCTCGGCGGAGCTGGCCCTGCGCGCGGCCATCGAGCACTGCCGCGGGCGCCAGGTGGGTGGAGAGGCGTTGCTGGACAAGTCGGTGATCCGCCAGCGGCTCGCGGAGAGGCACTCGGAGCTGAGTCTGGTGCGCGTGTATGTCGAGCAGGCCGTACGCTGGCAGGCGGCAGGCGAGCTGAGCGCGGCCCAGGTCGCCATCGCGAAGAACACGGCCGTGGACGTCCTCGAGCGCATTGCCCACGACGCCGTGCAGGTGCATGGCGCTCACGGCTGCGTGGAGCCCTCGGTGGTCGAGCGCATCTACCGCGATGCGCGGCTGCTCGGCATCGGTGGGGGGGCCCGGGAAGTCATGTTGGAAATCATCGGAAGGACTTTGTGA